A stretch of Miscanthus floridulus cultivar M001 chromosome 13, ASM1932011v1, whole genome shotgun sequence DNA encodes these proteins:
- the LOC136500496 gene encoding uncharacterized protein — translation MSGVITKFAVTSMVMWMAPVAIIYGFYYQVFPGVSQMSSSAQTLASGFLAVISVNLVIGFYIFMAMKETPHQEPQPDPTFLANAKASINLPTSSQVSDDSNRKGKVE, via the exons ATGTCAGGAGTGATCACAAAGTTTGCGGTTACATCCATGGTGATGTGGATGGCCCCAGTTGCGATCATATATGGGTTCTACTACCAGGTGTTTCCAG GTGTGAGTCAGATGTCATCCTCAGCGCAGACACTTGCCAGCGGGTTCCTGGCTGTCATATCAGTTAATCTGGTGATTGGCTTTTACATATTCATGGCGATGAAGGAGACTCCACACCAGGAGCCACAGCCAGATCCCACCTTCCTGGCGAACGCCAAAGCGAGTATCAACCTGCCAACATCCTCTCAAGTGAGTGATGATTCCAACAGGAAGGGAAAGGTTGAATAA